The Verrucomicrobiota bacterium genome includes the window TTCACCAGACTTTCCCCAGCCCCAAACCGGAACCGGCATCTCACGCTGCAGAATCATATGTTCTGAAAACGGCGAGGCTAACTCAAGTGCATGGCCCTCGATTCGAACGAACAACCCCACTACAACAAGAAAATAAACGCAGCGTATTCTTTGTAGAAACATAGTTTCTCCTTTAGGGACAAATCCGGTGTAGTTTGCAAGCCGGAGCTTTTTAAAAAGACAAATCGAAATTTGGTTTAGTTAGCTTTTGGTTGATCTATCCCAAAACTAAAGGTCTCTTCGTATCAGGGCATATCCTTTGCCCTCCACCCTTCTCCTTCCTTCGCCGTATAAAACCAACGCGGCTCGGTGTGAGTTTTGCTCCACAGCTCCACTTCTGATATCATGGATCTCAGCAATTGGGGATGCTCAGTGCTGAGGTCGTGGTTTTCACCAATGTCTTCTTCCATATTGAAAAACGTCCAGGGACCCGTGCCTTTACGACGAAGCTTCCATTGATCCCGACGACCCCTACCTCGCTGAAACCTAATTTGTGACGAAGGACCCAAATCATTTCACCCTCGCGTGGATTACGGTTTGCCAGGAGATCGTCCCAGATATCTTTTCCATCCAATTCCTTTCCGTCAGGAATCGTAGCCCCTAATATTTGGATGGAATTGCGGATTGATCCCCATATGCCATTTACCAATCGCACCTGTGAAATAACCAGCCTGCTGAAGCACGGTGCTCATAAGGACCTCAACCACATCAATGCCTTCACGGTTGTAATCCTCAATACCCAACCCTGGATTGGGTAAATTAAACGGCGCTCCGAATTCATGCGGATACCGCCCCTCCATCAACCCCATGCGGCTTGGCCCACAGAACGGATGTGCCACATAGCCGGAAGAAAAAATCGTTCCGCTCTCCGCCAGTCGATCCAGCTCCGGCGTTCGAATATCCTTGGACCCGTTAAATCCGACATCCGCATACCCAAGATCGTCACATAGGATCACCACGATGTTCGGCCTGTCCTGAGCTTGTCGAAGGGGACGAGGCACGTCAGCTGAGGCAACAGCCGCAGATAAAAGAATTAACCCGAACAGAGTTAGTACCTGTTTTTTAAATGTATTCATTTTCATTCCAAATTGTAGGAGCGGGTTTACCCCGCGATTTCTTATCGACGTCCTCTGTGCAATCGAGGTGTAAAACCCCTCCTACAGTTCCATACCTCTTTTGCGTCTTCTGTGCTTTTTGCGGTTCCAATAAAATTTAACTCACTTCTACCTCCCCGGCAAATTCCCCTTCCACCCTTTGTCAAACTGAGCGATTAGCTTTTCAACAACGGTTGGCCGTTTGTCTGCGATGTTTTGTGTTTCCGACGGGTCACTCTGGTGGTCATAGAGCTCTACAAAAATCGGTTATGCTGAGTGTTGGCTTTCCATTTTCAATCGCGTCAACTGTCAACCAACTTCCTTGAAATAGAGAGGACCATGCTCCCACATTCACAGGAAAAATTTGGAACTCTCTAAATCTTGTATAGTGTCCAGGAATCCCGCATCGGCCTCTTCAACATACTATTCGCTAGATCGTTGTTGGTAAACTGCTCATTTTTGGGATCAAACTTCAGTTCAACTCCAAGTTGTTCCGCAGCGATGGTGCCCAAGTGGCAACAAGTAGCTGCACGGTGAGCGACTTCAGGCGGAGCGGCAGTAGAATGACGACTCTGAACCGAATCTATAAAATTCCGGTGGTGGTTTGTAGATACGTACAGCCGTTTGTCGCTGTTTTTAATTCGGGTAACACGTAGTTCCTCAGGATAGGTCTTAAAGACTTTGTCCTGGGTGAATA containing:
- a CDS encoding sulfatase-like hydrolase/transferase is translated as MNTFKKQVLTLFGLILLSAAVASADVPRPLRQAQDRPNIVVILCDDLGYADVGFNGSKDIRTPELDRLAESGTIFSSGYVAHPFCGPSRMGLMEGRYPHEFGAPFNLPNPGLGIEDYNREGIDVVEVLMSTVLQQAGYFTGAIGKWHMGINPQFHPNIRGYDS